CCCCCTACTAGCGACTACATACGTGCTACATTATGCCGGGCAGGCCATGCAACGGACCTACCGGGAAGCGCGGGAACAAATCCAAGCCGGGGACTTTAGTGGATTGGCCCACATGCACAGCCTGTCTTCGGGGCTCAAAAGCTTTTGTACTGATCTTGTTGCCGATGGGATTGAAACTTGTCGCCGGGCATTAGGAGGTCATGGCTACGGTGGTGCGAGTGGTTTTATTCGGCTATCTCCAGATTATCTGTCCCGTGTCACCGTGGAGGGGGATAATTGGATGATTACCCAGCAGGTGGCTGCCTACCTGATCAAGCGGATGCACGCAGCTGTTGCGAATATCGACAGTGCGACAGGTAATGAGACCGAGGACTTGTATAAGGAGTTCCTCAGGGCCAACAGGGTGGAGTCAATCTAGAGTCTTATAAGGTCTTTGATGATGACTTTAACATTGTCAGGAGCTTCCACCGCCGAACAATAGCCTTGGTAAGCTGGCCTCTTTATAAAACTAGCAATATGATCTTTTTGTACTTCCATGTTTGCTAATACTTACAAGCTTTATGATATTTATGTGGAACGCGTCaccaagaagaggaggtggacTAGTCTCATGACTCAACTGCACCGACTTAGCCATGGTAGGATGCTCACCAATGCGATACATTTAGGGATCCAGCTGACGGACCAACCCTAGCCCAGTCCCTTGCACTTCTAGTTGAAATCTTCCACGATACCCTGCAAAACGATCGATCATTGCCCCCACCGGCGAAGAACACGCTGCGTGATCTGTATCATCTAttcgctttctttcatatGGAAACGCATGCCTATGACTGTAGGAAACGCCCATGACACGCTAAGCTGGTCGACTAACAGCCCGATAGTTTTCCGTTCAGGGGCGGTTCCGCAACGCGATCTCGATGAGCTACCGAACCGCGTGCGACATCTCATGGCTCGTATTGAACCTCATGCCGTCGCCCTCGTCGACGCATGGAAAATCCCCGACTACCTTCTGGACAGGTGAGATTATCCTTTCGTTGCCCGGTTTGACCATGCTAATGGAGCTCTGCCAAGTGCGCTTGGGCGGTTTGACGGTAAAGTCTATGAGGACTTGTTCCACCGAGCCCACCGGCTCAACCCCTTGAACGAAATCACATTCAACCCGAACTACTGGGAAGATGAACTTGTCAaaggggatggtgggggATGGTCGTCTGTTCTAGCTAAACTATAGGCTAGCtatatatctcttttttcctggcTCCATAAGTGACTGTCCTTGCAAGTGCCATTAAAATAGACAGAATAAGATTACACGGGCGTGAGAGGTGCCGCATCGGAGAATTGAAGGGGCAATAAGAGGAAACAGAGCTGGGCAGAAACGTTGGGCATTCACTTATGCATGATTGTGTGACCGCATAGTATTTTCTATCTTGACTGGTTCAAGTAGGTGTGGATCAGCAGAGCATCCTTTGTGTATACTGGATGGTGAAGTCTGTCCATTGAGAATGTTTGAATACAAAATCCCAGATTATCCAAGTGAAGAAGGCCTTGTATCATCTCAGTGACTCTGTGTGATGTAGAGAATCCAGCTCCTAAATTCCACCAACTGTGTAACGAGCCACAATTTGATGAGTGAAGGGCGGGGCATTCGCTCTATTCATATATCATAAGTCAGCTATTCATCTTCAGCGTCATAAAAGACCAACTCTAGCAGACCTCCATTTACAACTGATAAACAAACcctcttcattctcttaCATGTAAATGATCGCCACTCCCCCTTCGAAATCCACAAGATCGATATTCGCAGACCAAAATGGCCCTCCGTCTCGTGAAACTATCAGACAAATTCTCCTGCTACGCCCGAGGCGAGAACGAAGCAAGGTTCATATACCACGAGATATTCGAAGACCACGAGTATGACAAAGTCGAGCTACCCGAGGCCCCATTCATGGTCGACGTGGGAGCCAACATCGGTCTGTTCTCTCTCTACATGAAGGAGAAATACCCACTGGCCAAGATCATCGCGTTCGAACCGGCACCGGAAAACTTAGAGGCGTTGGAGCGGAACCTAGCTTTCCATATGGTGTCCACCGTCAAGGCATATCCGTACGCGCTGGGCGCGTCTGCCGGTTTTGCACCGTTCAAGTACTTTCCGAACATGCCTGGGAACTCTACGTTGAatgtcgaagagaaggaatatcagatccagctcttcaaggaGAACTACGATCAGACGTTCGCAGACGATATGTTCAAGGATGCTAAACAGATCATGGTTCCGGTTCACCGATTGTCGCTTTTCCTGTGTCTACCCCACAGCAACGTTGAGGTGATCGACCTGCTCAAAATTGATGTCGAGGGCACGGAGTTGGAGGTGCTGCGTGGGATTGACGACAGGGATTGGAACAAAGTGCGAAATATCGTCATGGAGGTGAGTAATGTGAAGGGAGGTCTAGACAAGGTGAAGCAGTTGCTGGAAACTAAAGGATTTACGGTTACCTATGTGGCTGTGCGAGGGATTCCAGAGTTATTCAAGTTGTTCATTGTGACCGCTTGCCGTTGAATGTGTTTATGGCAGATGTTATTTCTCTTATAGTGATGATTTTGTGGTTTATGTTAGTATTCCTATGATTATGGCATCAAGAAATTAGGATATAACGTAGGGGATCGAACAGTACTGCTTGGGCCTTACTTTGCCAACATATCTAACATATCATATTTATCACTCTAGCCCTACTCAAGTTCCCAtttgggggaggaggaggtaCCCAATGGGTTTCCCAAAGTTCCTGGAATCTTCTGTAGATATACTTTCTATAATATATGCATCATCCAGCCTCTTGATAGTTATGGCACACTATTGCCTTTGCCACAGAAGCCGAGAAAATCCAACCTGGTTCTTCTGACTAAAGCAACAGAGTCTTGCGTTCACCTTAAGAAGCCGCCGTCTTTGACCCTCCCCCCACCCCCCCATTGACATCAACATGCGACCCACGCAAAACATACCCAGCCTGCTGCGCCTGGTCCCACTCCGACCGGATCAACCTCGACCTGGCCGCATTCCGCTCTAGAATCCGCACCGTATACTGCTTTGGCACGCGAATAGCGCCCTCCATAAACCCCTCGTCCGTGATATCCAAGGGGATTTCCTCCCCCTGGTCATCCAGCGGCAACTTGAACTCATACGCCCAGGTGATATTGGCAACGGCCAGGAACAGTCCGTTCTCCGCCAGGTGAATCCCCGGACAGATGCGCCGGCCGGCCCCGAAGGTGAAGTTGTCGCGGGCGAGGATATCTCCGCCGGCAGCATACACGGCGGAACGATGCAGGTGGTTGAGGTACCGCTCGGGCTTGAAGTGGAACGGGTGGGGAAAGCGCTCGGGGTCCCAGTGCAGGGTGTTGAGGTTCGCCAGCAGAATGGTGCCCTTGGGAATGAGGTGGTCCCGGTAGTGGACGTCCCCGTCTGCCATGCGCCGCAGACCGGTCGTGGCGACGGGGCACAGTCGGAAGCGTTTCCTTGATCACGGCCCGGATGTACGGCATATTTGGTTCGTCCGCCAGCGTGGCCATTCGCGTATCCCCTAGCACCCGGGTGACCTCGTCGTGAGCGCGGGCCTGCGCGTCGGGAAACATAGCCAAATACCGGATCAGGCCGTTGAGAGCGCTGGCGGTGGTTTCGGGGCCGGCTTCGGGGACGGCGCTAGCGAGCCAGGAGACGGTCTCCTCTTCAAGGCCCTAGTCGCGGTGGTTGGACTCGATGAGGTCCTTGGCGAAGCAGTCGGGGGCGGTTGCCGGCGGTGATGCGGTCTTTGAGGTTGTCCCAGTGGCGCATCTTGTTCGAGTGCATTTAATTGGCCATGAACTTGGCCTTGGGCCAtaaggggaagaggaaacGGGGGAGCCAGTTGAGAGGCGGGAATACATCGATCCAGAACATCCCAGGGCTGAGGATAATGGAGAGCATGCGCATGTTTCCATAGACATCGCGGACTTCCTGGCAGTCCCATTTGGGGATGCGCAGACCGTAGGCGGAGGTCATGACGATGGAAAAGGTCATGCGGCGGATGTGCATGTAGAAGTCGGTACTGTTCTTGCCAGCTTCGTGACTGAGGTCTGCGAGTAGCTGCTTGATCTCGAATTCCTGGCTGGGGATGAATGCTGCGGATGCCTTGGCGCTCAGGAGCTGCTTGAGGAACGCATGCAATCGTTTCCATTTGGCGTTGTACGTCATCGGGAGGACGCCGTCTCCCCGGAGGCAATAGTCTTGCGCGATGGGTAGGGGTGGCTTGCCTGAGGTGACGGCAGCCTATGGGTGGATGGCTCGTCAGGTTGTGCTTCGAGTGGGTGAGGGATGGGGGGATGGGATTACCTGTCTATCAAACACTTCCTTGACGGCATCGGGGCTATTGAAGAACACCCAGTTGTACCAGCCAACGCGGACCTTGAAGACATCTCCATACTGGGCCGCCCATCGGTTCAACAATTCGCGGGGCCGGACTGGCAAATCCAAGCCCATCCCGATGAGTGGCCATCCAGAGGGGCCAGGAAGATCAGCTAGCCCCTTGGTCTTTTTGTGAGAGTACTTGGCCGTCCAGAACAGGAGCTGAGAGAAAAACAATGCACAGGCAATGCCCACAAGGACTGTTGGCTTGTGGATTGCCGAGATAAGGCCGGGGGAAAGATGCAAGTCAAGGACAACCGCCTTGTAGAGATCCATTGCTGGTCGACAGATATCTTGGTGAAGCTTGAAGCAAATGAGAGAATGGTTCAACCCCAGGCGAGTGATTCCATTCCTCATCCCTCCTGCCTTCCTTTTATGCCCCGACTGAGCGGGGAAGCATTGTCAGTGAGCTGGTCCGAGTCGACAGAATCCAGGGATGATGATTCCCATGTAACGCACCTCCCGCCTAATGGCGAATGATGTCCGGTAGGAATGACTCCCCTGCTCGTCGTCGACATTAGCCTCTCCGACGTATAGCTTGCCATGATGCTGACCGGGATCGGAGTATTCTCCTTCAGGTAGGGTCATCCGAATTGAAGGCATAACATCATGGTAGATATCAGTCAGGTATGGTAAGAGTTCGTAATTTCGGCCAGTGGTACTGTTACATGGTATCACTATGTATTGTCATGATACAATCCAGAACCAACCCTTACCAACGGAAAGAATAAGCACTAATGATGCGCCTCTCCTGCAAAGTTCTTTGTttgtcctcctccacccaGACAGAAAGTTAAAACACGGATGCTTCTCTGTTGgttcccctcctctcctccaccccaagAACCGGGGTAGCGTTAAGGGTCCacttccattcctcccttCCTCCGCCATCAAGGCTGGTCATATCGCCAAATCGCCATCGTCGGTACCAGTAGAAAGCCTGCCCCCACGATCATCCCCACTGCACTAAACAGCTGCAGCCCCAAGAAACCATCACTTCCTCCGTGGCCTTGGAGGACCCCCCCAATGGGCGCTCCAATCAGCACGCCCAGACTGGTAGCAAACCACTGCATGCCCATGCGGGTACCGATGACCGAGGGGGTGGGCGAGACCACCGGGTGGGCGATGACCAGCAGGTTGGCCGAGATAAGCACCCCGGAGAAAATCCCAAAGAGGACACAGAAGACGATGAACCCGGCAACGGAGTGGATGCCCGTCCAGCCGAAGAGAAGCACAGCCGAGGCAATGACGCTGAccaggaggatatggctgGCTCCGAGACGATAGGTCAGCAGGGAGGACCCAATACGGCCGATGGCCGAGCCGGCGTTGAGGATCGACACCATGTAGAAACTGAGCGCTGTGGACGTGTGCAGGGCAGTCTGGGCAAAGGCTGGCACGTAGAAGATGGGGATGAAATATGCCATGAACATGAGGAAGTTGGCGATCCCGTAGGCGTTGAAGTGCCACTCCTTCATCGCGTGCCAGTGGATGATCTGGCGGGGCGGGGCCTGGCGCGTCTTGGTGGTGGCCATCAGCAACGGCA
The sequence above is a segment of the Aspergillus oryzae RIB40 DNA, chromosome 3 genome. Coding sequences within it:
- a CDS encoding uncharacterized protein (acyl-CoA oxidase), which produces MNNHDAKSTTRPWTVSRLSNMSDFTDHLRPSQPNGPEILARKRAQTHIPVDELAHHLLAQDGYLERQARILRIVEQEPLFDKKRQANLSREDLFKLALARAKLLRRLVDKHGWDIDDYKMAETLVDDVSPYYLHLHMFITTIREQASDAQQAYWLPLIESFKIIGAYAQTELGHGSNVQGLELQARWDPGSKEFILHSPTLTASKWWNGSLGRTANHAIVVAQLLVPSSGGEYQSHGPHPFIVQVRDMQTHQPRKGVVIGDIGPKFGYATIDNAYMLFHHFRRVLLTTSTARIPHSALLSRYAKLDPDSGQFSKPAVPAVVYGTMTYVRSLIVLQSRMALARAVTIAVRYTTVRRQFRDRDDLKGPEVAVLEYPTVQIRILPLLATTYVLHYAGQAMQRTYREAREQIQAGDFSGLAHMHSLSSGLKSFCTDLVADGIETCRRALGGHGYGGASGFIRLSPDYLSRVTVEGDNWMITQQVAAYLIKRMHAAVANIDSATGNETEDLYKEFLRANRSYKVFDDDFNIVRSFHRRTIALLYDIYVERVTKKRRWTTMLKSSTIPCKTIDHCPHRRRTRCVICIIYSLSFIWKRMPMTVGNAHDTLSWSTNSPIVFRSGAVPQRDLDELPNRVRHLMARIEPHAVALVDAWKIPDYLLDSALGRFDGKVYEDLFHRAHRLNPLNEITFNPNYWEDELVKGDGVDQQSILCVYWMVKAGHSLYSYIISQLFIFSTKMALRLVKLSDKFSCYARGENEARFIYHEIFEDHEYDKVELPEAPFMVDVGANIGLFSLYMKEKYPLAKIIAFEPAPENLEALERNLAFHMVSTVKAYPYALGASAGFAPFKYFPNMPGNSTLNVEEKEYQIQLFKENYDQTFADDMFKDAKQIMVPVHRLSLFLCLPHSNVEVIDLLKIDVEGTELEVLRGIDDRDWNKVRNIVMEVSNVKGGLDKVKQLLETKGFTVTYVAVRGIPELFKLFIVTACR
- a CDS encoding cytochrome P450 (cytochrome P450 CYP2 subfamily) encodes the protein MDLYKAVVLDLHLSPGLISAIHKPTVLVGIACALFFSQLLFWTAKYSHKKTKGLADLPGPSGWPLIGMGLDLPVRPRELLNRWAAQYGDVFKVRVGWYNWVFFNSPDAVKEVFDRQAAVTSGKPPLPIAQDYCLRGDGVLPMTYNAKWKRLHAFLKQLLSAKASAAFIPSQEFEIKQLLADLSHEAGKNSTDFYMHIRRMTFSIVMTSAYGLRIPKWDCQEVRDVYGNMRMLSIILSPGMFWIDMRHWDNLKDRITAGNRPRLLRQGPHRGLEEETVSWLASAVPEAGPETTASALNGLIRYLAMFPDAQARAHDEVTRVLGDTRMATLADEPNMPYIRAVIKETLPTVPHGDVHYRDHLIPKGTILLANLNTLHWDPERFPHPFHFKPERYLNHLHRSAVYAAGGDILARDNFTFGAGRRICPGIHLAENGLFLAVANITWAYEFKLPLDDQGEEIPLDITDEGFMEGAIRVPKQYTVRILERNAARSRLIRSEWDQAQQAGYVLRGSHVDVNGGVGGGSKTAAS
- a CDS encoding putative MFS monocarboxylate transporter (monocarboxylate transporter), whose protein sequence is MATKQPEQPSVATALEPPNGGVASWSGVFASFLLFVTTWGFSTAFGAFQSYYQSELLSTSSPSRIAWVGTIQAFFLISTGVIAGPLFDRGYLQHLMIVGCFLTTLGLMMLSLSTEYYQVFLSQGVCCGLGSGLIYVPALSLVSTRFTTRRGIAVGLVTSGASIGGVIFPIVFIRLQPRIGFPWTARTMGFIQLACSCIAVPLLMATTKTRQAPPRQIIHWHAMKEWHFNAYGIANFLMFMAYFIPIFYVPAFAQTALHTSTALSFYMVSILNAGSAIGRIGSSLLTYRLGASHILLVSVIASAVLLFGWTGIHSVAGFIVFCVLFGIFSGVLISANLLVIAHPVVSPTPSVIGTRMGMQWFATSLGVLIGAPIGGVLQGHGGSDGFLGLQLFSAVGMIVGAGFLLVPTMAIWRYDQP